In Candidatus Falkowbacteria bacterium, a genomic segment contains:
- the amrB gene encoding AmmeMemoRadiSam system protein B, with the protein MSLVFAAIVPHSPLLVPNIGKKNQDLFPATLEACKTIASQLQTSQPDVVMIISNDETKPIHTFAINVSPKFNSDLSAFGDLVTRWQFKGELQLAAQFREKLESEETIKLISNDELHYTASISLSLAGVTETTPILPLITTNSNLKSHFILGHHLQKCILDSEKKIAVIISADLSHRLSKKSPIGYLAKAKKLDQKIITSLISGKTKELLSLPASTLEEAAVEDLGQIAVLLGIVKDFDWPARLLSYESPFGVGHAVIGYNF; encoded by the coding sequence ATGTCATTAGTTTTTGCTGCCATTGTTCCTCATAGCCCTCTTCTGGTTCCAAATATTGGCAAAAAAAACCAAGATCTTTTTCCTGCTACTCTTGAAGCTTGTAAAACTATAGCTTCACAACTTCAAACATCACAACCTGATGTGGTCATGATTATTAGTAATGACGAGACAAAGCCGATACATACATTTGCAATCAATGTATCCCCTAAATTTAATTCTGATTTAAGTGCTTTTGGAGATTTAGTTACTCGTTGGCAATTTAAAGGTGAACTACAATTAGCTGCTCAATTTCGAGAAAAACTCGAGAGTGAAGAAACAATCAAGCTTATATCCAATGATGAGCTACATTATACAGCTTCAATTTCTTTATCTTTGGCTGGGGTGACAGAGACTACACCAATATTGCCACTAATAACTACTAATTCAAATTTAAAATCCCACTTCATACTTGGTCACCATTTACAAAAATGTATTTTAGATTCAGAAAAAAAAATTGCCGTAATTATTTCAGCTGATCTCTCACATCGTTTAAGCAAAAAATCTCCAATTGGGTACCTGGCCAAAGCAAAAAAATTAGATCAAAAAATTATTACTAGTTTAATTTCTGGTAAGACCAAAGAACTGCTTAGTCTCCCAGCGAGCACTCTAGAAGAAGCAGCTGTTGAAGATCTTGGTCAGATCGCTGTTCTACTAGGAATAGTTAAAGATTTTGACTGGCCAGCAAGATTATTATCATATGAAAGTCCGTTTGGGGTTGGCCATGCTGTGATTGGATATAACTTTTAA
- a CDS encoding glycosyltransferase family 4 protein, which produces MKVVFIGQKGIPAIGGGVERYVEDIATRLVTQDHEVIVYTRPYYTSKKITSYKNVSLVSLPSIRTKHLDAISHTFLAVVHACFSKVDIIHFQSIGPALLSWLPKLLRPKMIIVSTLQSRDYEHLKWGSFACAMLKLGERFMCRFSDELIVVTEKMKDYVKSEYNFAATVVPNGSNLYDVIENDDHIKTLGLEKQNYIVAISRLVRHKGLAYLIDAYKQLTTNQKLVIVGSGSFTDDYVSELKELAGDNPNIIFTGNQSGESLAQLYSHATLFVQPSESEGLSLALLEAMSRQVPVLVSDILENTDAVKDAGFIFESKNITDLKEKLQFILDDPEQARVMAIAGRKIIEKHYNWENIVQDIMKLYTHALADKKASFLAKHFSFVKRINDLLPIF; this is translated from the coding sequence ATGAAAGTAGTATTTATTGGACAAAAAGGTATCCCAGCCATCGGTGGTGGCGTAGAGCGTTATGTTGAAGACATAGCGACTCGTTTGGTTACCCAAGACCATGAAGTGATTGTTTATACTCGTCCATATTATACTTCAAAAAAAATTACTTCATATAAAAATGTTTCCCTAGTTAGCTTGCCATCCATCCGTACAAAACACCTTGACGCTATTTCACATACCTTTTTAGCAGTAGTTCATGCTTGCTTTTCCAAGGTTGATATTATTCATTTTCAGAGTATTGGTCCGGCTTTATTATCATGGTTACCAAAACTACTTCGTCCAAAAATGATCATTGTTTCAACACTACAAAGTCGTGATTATGAACATTTAAAATGGGGATCTTTTGCTTGTGCAATGTTGAAATTAGGTGAACGCTTTATGTGTCGTTTTTCAGATGAGTTGATTGTTGTTACAGAAAAGATGAAAGATTATGTTAAGTCGGAATATAATTTTGCAGCCACAGTTGTACCTAATGGCTCTAATTTATATGATGTGATTGAAAATGATGATCATATCAAAACTTTAGGACTAGAAAAGCAAAACTATATTGTAGCTATCTCACGTTTAGTTCGGCATAAAGGTTTGGCTTATTTAATTGATGCCTATAAGCAACTGACTACTAATCAAAAGTTAGTAATTGTTGGTAGTGGTTCATTTACTGATGATTATGTTTCTGAACTTAAGGAACTAGCTGGCGATAATCCTAATATTATTTTTACTGGCAACCAATCTGGAGAATCACTAGCACAACTATATTCTCATGCCACATTATTTGTTCAACCCTCAGAATCAGAAGGTCTTTCTTTGGCTTTACTTGAAGCTATGTCTCGTCAGGTTCCTGTGTTGGTGAGTGATATCCTTGAGAACACAGATGCTGTTAAAGATGCTGGTTTTATTTTTGAAAGCAAAAATATTACTGATCTAAAAGAAAAACTTCAATTTATTCTGGATGATCCAGAACAAGCACGTGTAATGGCAATTGCTGGAAGAAAAATTATTGAAAAGCATTACAACTGGGAAAATATTGTTCAGGATATTATGAAGTTGTATACTCATGCTTTGGCTGATAAAAAAGCTTCTTTTTTAGCAAAGCATTTTAGTTTTGTAAAGCGAATTAATGATTTGCTACCAATTTTTTAA
- the rsmH gene encoding 16S rRNA (cytosine(1402)-N(4))-methyltransferase RsmH, producing the protein MYRHTPVLLQEVLSYLNPKPGEKIIDATLGGGGYTFAIAKQVGNKGQVLALDMDELALSNAKLKIADGNIGNIALSHANFKEISSVAQEEFGSSPDVDGVVFDLGLSSAQLEDRHRGFSFQTDAPLNMAFGSVISKNRTSTIINTTPEKELALIIGRFGEERFARPIARAIIKAREVAPIETTSQLVAAIERGVPPAYRHGSRIHFATRTFQAIRIATNDELENLETALRSLRGIMKAGGRIVVVSFHSLEDRIVKNFFKNESKGCICPPNFPVCRCGHIPSLEILTKKAITASEKEIIENPRSRSAKLRAAKILK; encoded by the coding sequence ATGTACCGACACACACCAGTTCTATTACAAGAAGTACTTAGCTATCTAAACCCAAAGCCAGGCGAAAAAATTATTGATGCAACGCTTGGGGGAGGAGGATATACCTTTGCGATAGCTAAACAAGTTGGTAACAAGGGTCAAGTACTTGCCCTTGATATGGACGAACTGGCACTTAGTAATGCCAAATTAAAAATTGCCGATGGCAACATCGGCAATATCGCTTTATCCCATGCAAATTTTAAAGAAATTTCAAGCGTCGCTCAAGAAGAATTCGGCTCGTCACCTGATGTCGATGGTGTTGTCTTTGATTTGGGGCTATCATCAGCTCAACTCGAAGATCGACATCGCGGATTTTCTTTTCAGACGGATGCTCCGTTAAACATGGCGTTTGGTTCAGTAATTTCCAAGAATAGAACATCAACAATTATAAATACAACTCCCGAAAAAGAACTCGCACTGATTATCGGTCGTTTTGGTGAAGAACGTTTCGCCCGCCCGATTGCCCGCGCGATTATCAAAGCTCGTGAAGTTGCTCCAATTGAAACCACAAGTCAGTTAGTAGCAGCCATTGAGCGCGGAGTTCCACCAGCCTATCGACATGGATCTCGTATTCATTTCGCTACTAGAACCTTTCAAGCTATACGCATTGCCACCAATGATGAACTAGAGAATTTAGAAACTGCTTTACGCTCATTACGGGGAATTATGAAAGCGGGTGGAAGAATTGTAGTTGTTTCGTTTCATAGTTTGGAAGATAGAATTGTTAAAAATTTTTTTAAAAATGAAAGCAAAGGCTGTATCTGCCCTCCAAATTTCCCAGTCTGTCGTTGTGGTCACATTCCCTCTCTCGAGATTTTAACAAAAAAAGCTATAACTGCTTCGGAAAAGGAAATAATTGAAAATCCTCGATCACGAAGTGCAAAATTACGTGCCGCTAAAATATTAAAATAA
- a CDS encoding methionyl-tRNA formyltransferase → MKKQRLIFVGTPKFSVPSLKALIEDARFEVVAVISQPDMPSGRSMELTPPPVKVVASSYGLKIFQPPKISHIIDDLRELAPDVMVVVAYAQIIPESILSLPAFGCVNVHGSLLPKYRGASVLQAPLINGDSTTGVTIMLMDKTLDTGPMLRQAEYRIKPEETADSLAVALSDLGARTLPDTLADYLAGAITPQVQDNTLANYVGRLEKKDGIIDWLSSAKNIERFIRAMTSWPSAWTWIQGKQLKILEVDAQVVEINSQKPGKTFLYNSCLAVQCGTDSLLVRRLQLEGKKPMTSEEFIRGHKEFIGSVLG, encoded by the coding sequence ATGAAAAAACAACGCCTCATATTTGTTGGGACACCAAAATTTTCTGTCCCCTCTCTTAAAGCACTGATCGAAGATGCTCGTTTTGAGGTTGTAGCCGTTATATCACAACCAGATATGCCCTCTGGACGCTCAATGGAATTAACTCCACCACCAGTTAAAGTTGTGGCTAGTAGTTATGGACTAAAAATTTTTCAACCACCAAAAATTTCTCATATTATTGATGATCTTCGCGAGCTGGCACCAGATGTTATGGTAGTAGTTGCCTATGCCCAAATTATTCCAGAATCAATTCTAAGTCTCCCCGCCTTTGGTTGTGTAAATGTTCATGGATCGTTATTACCAAAATATCGGGGCGCTTCAGTTTTACAAGCTCCCTTGATTAATGGTGATTCAACAACTGGAGTAACAATAATGCTTATGGATAAAACCTTGGATACTGGTCCAATGCTCCGTCAAGCAGAATATCGAATTAAACCTGAAGAAACAGCAGACTCTTTAGCTGTGGCTTTATCTGATCTTGGGGCACGCACCCTTCCAGATACACTCGCTGATTATCTCGCTGGAGCAATTACTCCCCAAGTGCAAGACAACACCCTGGCAAATTATGTTGGTCGTCTTGAAAAAAAAGATGGTATAATTGATTGGCTATCTTCGGCAAAAAATATTGAACGATTTATTAGAGCCATGACTTCTTGGCCTTCGGCCTGGACATGGATCCAAGGCAAACAACTAAAAATATTAGAAGTTGACGCACAAGTTGTGGAAATAAATAGCCAAAAACCAGGAAAAACTTTTTTATATAATAGTTGTTTAGCTGTTCAGTGTGGCACAGATTCACTGCTTGTTCGTCGATTGCAACTTGAGGGTAAAAAACCAATGACTAGTGAAGAATTCATTCGTGGACATAAAGAATTTATTGGGAGTGTTTTGGGGTAA
- a CDS encoding PKD domain-containing protein, translating to MLTFSSCSEYGLSPTEQSSEPPLQGIVDFLMYDNGGGGYEPNGLTHTIEVGKTFYARARTNDPSIVAFTWTFGDGNSGQGRDILHSYTDIGLFNICVTGWRSDSTYVTFCDQMNVVISTSNANPVVTQISSTPVSGGRYKIVLEYRKRSSTDYTTCGWDTSRAAIYNTGKNMPWVTHRHISDTIFNGNMIDTIRVANGDTLKWGFGGRFSGGVICYANMAPSLTPPQTSRFWHDDSNPANRGLWARVHNGNLVPFDSIIAVPGPVGDNIVRLGRSPTNQDSVRFYMNGAYCFGSSGSYQWANNITGLTVAKNLSDVHGFSGWKMGVVHKNQILALLNSIVQFKYGRPLSSLASYEGCMLYNPDNGLLEVVVIEIGNSIQSRPVLRMIDKKTGEIVAELDLS from the coding sequence ATGCTCACTTTTTCCAGTTGTTCAGAATACGGATTAAGTCCCACTGAGCAAAGTTCGGAACCGCCACTGCAGGGAATCGTTGATTTCTTGATGTATGATAATGGTGGCGGTGGGTATGAGCCAAATGGTTTAACTCACACAATTGAGGTGGGTAAAACATTTTATGCTAGAGCTCGAACCAATGATCCATCGATAGTTGCATTTACATGGACATTTGGTGATGGAAATTCTGGACAAGGAAGAGACATACTTCATTCTTATACAGATATTGGTTTATTTAATATCTGTGTCACGGGATGGAGATCTGATTCGACATATGTCACCTTTTGTGATCAGATGAATGTTGTGATTAGCACTTCAAATGCTAATCCAGTAGTAACACAAATTTCAAGTACTCCTGTTTCTGGAGGTAGATATAAGATTGTGCTTGAGTATCGCAAGAGATCAAGCACTGATTATACTACTTGCGGATGGGACACTTCTCGTGCAGCTATCTATAATACCGGAAAAAATATGCCTTGGGTGACTCACCGTCATATCAGCGATACCATTTTTAATGGCAACATGATAGATACAATAAGAGTCGCGAATGGAGATACACTCAAATGGGGATTTGGTGGAAGGTTTTCGGGAGGAGTAATCTGTTATGCTAATATGGCTCCTTCTTTAACCCCTCCTCAAACCAGTAGGTTCTGGCATGATGATTCAAATCCTGCAAACAGAGGTTTGTGGGCAAGAGTTCATAATGGGAATTTAGTTCCATTTGATTCAATCATTGCTGTTCCTGGACCAGTTGGAGATAACATTGTTAGATTGGGAAGAAGTCCAACCAATCAGGATTCGGTAAGATTTTATATGAATGGAGCCTATTGTTTTGGTTCATCCGGAAGTTACCAATGGGCAAATAACATCACTGGCCTCACGGTTGCTAAGAATCTATCTGACGTGCATGGTTTTTCAGGATGGAAAATGGGGGTTGTGCATAAGAATCAAATTCTTGCACTATTAAATTCCATAGTCCAGTTTAAATATGGACGACCTCTTTCTAGTCTGGCTTCGTATGAGGGTTGTATGTTATATAACCCCGACAACGGATTACTAGAGGTTGTAGTAATTGAAATTGGGAACAGTATTCAATCTAGGCCAGTGTTACGTATGATAGATAAGAAAACTGGCGAGATTGTTGCTGAGTTAGATCTTTCATAA
- a CDS encoding 4a-hydroxytetrahydrobiopterin dehydratase: protein MWKEENNKLVREFTFKDFKEAFAFMTAVAEVVNEMDHHPEWSNVYNKVSISLCTHDAGDIVTEKDRELAARIDKIYLK, encoded by the coding sequence ATGTGGAAAGAAGAAAATAATAAACTAGTGCGTGAGTTTACCTTCAAAGATTTCAAAGAGGCCTTTGCTTTTATGACAGCTGTGGCTGAAGTTGTTAATGAGATGGATCATCATCCAGAATGGTCAAATGTATACAATAAAGTGAGTATTTCATTATGTACTCATGACGCAGGGGATATTGTTACTGAGAAAGATCGTGAATTAGCTGCAAGGATTGATAAGATATATTTGAAATGA
- a CDS encoding methyltransferase domain-containing protein: MKQRLQNILYWWAGLLILILNKPRHQLQGYTRPRKFPVTKFDLVVEYDLKVIGNWMKYGKKYQGNNFSWKNCSILELGPGADFGVGITLLATGAKSYHALDVNPLALSTPNKLYEILEHQLILNGFVSKQKLNIQTLKNKIDYVCDKKFNITHFNNQGINLVLSNAAFEHFSDIPRTIEQLSIIMESGGILIAEVDLQTHSRWIRETDPLNIYRYPEWLYKLLSFSGSPNRIRPETYKNLLEKNGWENIVIYPKIILPENAVETVRPSMSKRFKKEKDSLGWLSIVICATKKK, translated from the coding sequence ATGAAACAAAGACTTCAAAATATACTCTACTGGTGGGCTGGATTACTAATACTTATCCTTAATAAACCACGTCACCAACTGCAAGGCTACACTCGTCCGCGCAAATTTCCAGTCACTAAATTTGATCTCGTTGTGGAATATGACTTAAAAGTCATAGGAAATTGGATGAAGTATGGAAAAAAATACCAGGGAAATAATTTTAGTTGGAAAAATTGTTCCATATTAGAATTAGGTCCTGGTGCTGATTTTGGAGTAGGCATAACACTACTTGCTACCGGTGCTAAATCTTATCATGCGTTAGATGTAAACCCCCTCGCTCTATCAACACCAAACAAATTGTACGAGATATTAGAGCATCAATTAATATTAAACGGCTTTGTCAGTAAGCAAAAATTAAATATTCAAACCCTCAAAAATAAAATTGATTATGTTTGCGATAAAAAATTTAATATTACCCACTTTAACAACCAGGGCATTAATCTTGTGTTAAGTAATGCTGCATTTGAACATTTTTCAGATATTCCAAGAACAATCGAACAGTTAAGTATAATTATGGAATCAGGTGGAATATTAATAGCAGAAGTTGACCTACAAACACACAGTCGCTGGATTCGTGAGACTGATCCTCTTAATATTTATCGCTACCCAGAATGGCTATATAAATTATTAAGTTTTTCTGGTAGTCCCAATCGTATTCGTCCTGAGACTTATAAAAATTTACTTGAAAAAAATGGGTGGGAGAATATTGTTATTTACCCAAAAATTATACTTCCCGAGAACGCAGTTGAAACTGTACGGCCAAGCATGTCTAAACGCTTCAAAAAAGAAAAAGATAGTCTTGGCTGGCTCTCTATAGTAATTTGCGCCACCAAGAAAAAATAA
- the def gene encoding peptide deformylase produces the protein MSKILPLVFHPDQRLRELSVEIDQNNIPDLVSLASDMSETMIVDKGIGLAAPQIGQNIRLIIVSTKSGPQVMFNPKIVKKSIRQEWGEEGCLSIPGVFGNVKRYRTVECSFFDTKGQRQVAEAEGLLARVIQHEIDHLDGILFIDKAKDIRQE, from the coding sequence ATGTCTAAAATTCTACCCTTAGTTTTTCATCCTGATCAACGTCTCCGAGAACTCTCAGTAGAAATTGATCAAAACAACATTCCTGACTTGGTCAGCTTAGCTTCTGATATGTCCGAAACTATGATTGTTGATAAAGGAATTGGTCTGGCTGCTCCACAAATTGGTCAAAATATTAGATTAATTATAGTTAGCACAAAATCCGGACCACAAGTGATGTTTAACCCAAAAATAGTAAAAAAATCTATCCGCCAGGAATGGGGTGAAGAGGGTTGTTTATCAATCCCCGGTGTGTTTGGAAATGTAAAACGATATCGCACTGTTGAATGCTCATTTTTTGATACAAAAGGGCAAAGACAAGTTGCAGAGGCTGAGGGTCTATTGGCTCGAGTAATTCAACATGAGATTGATCATTTAGATGGAATATTATTCATTGATAAAGCTAAAGATATACGTCAAGAATAA
- a CDS encoding penicillin-binding protein 2: MMVRNTRRHDLRKPPHHSMKNRAILILAVILLLLVGLVGKLCYLQIVRHGHYVEAASDQHDVTYNLSPERGKIYIQENYLTSTELYPIAINKDFFSVFAIPEDITEPEVNAEKIYLFFHEEKVKHEVEKRLERERKDRLIKAFEEVKNLSEVERPAAEAKAKSDHEALLRDPVFLDFENQKREELIKEQREMLIKKFTEDFSKSDDTYELIEKKIEEDALKKFYLFMLDKTDITPNDLEVKNGSVILLSDNLEIKVPGFSYALTNFRFYPEKNIGANLLGFTSYEDQYQHGKYGLEGFFDQDLFGSVGSVRSERGAGGLVIVNNRQSNDKVNGDSLVLTIDRAAQFTACSKLEESVKKHGADGGSVIIVDPKTGAILAMCSMPDFDPNNYNLVDDISVYNNPAIFDQYEPGSVFKAITMAAALDQGKVTPETTYVDKGQVMIKGWPKPIRNSDFESFGGHGTTNMVQVLENSLNTGAIFAMESIGVKKFSEYVRAFGFGEKTGIELEGEAAGNISNIVGGNVKEVEAATASFGQGITTTPLQMVMSYAAIANGGELLKPYIVKEIIKPNGERSVTTPAPARRVISERTASLLTGMLINVVEKGHSKLMQAPGYYVAGKTGTAQVASSVSKGYSGAYIHTFIGYAPAQSSSFVILTKINNPKGAKYAESTAVPLARDISQFLLNHWQIKKDRTDNIKK, encoded by the coding sequence ATGATGGTACGGAATACAAGACGTCATGATCTAAGGAAACCACCGCATCATAGTATGAAAAACCGCGCGATATTAATCTTGGCGGTTATTTTATTATTGCTTGTGGGGCTTGTGGGGAAATTATGCTATTTGCAAATAGTTCGACATGGCCACTATGTTGAAGCAGCCTCAGATCAACATGATGTAACCTATAATCTAAGCCCAGAGCGGGGGAAAATATATATTCAAGAAAATTATTTAACTTCAACTGAGCTTTATCCAATTGCAATTAATAAAGATTTCTTTTCTGTTTTTGCTATTCCCGAGGACATTACAGAACCAGAAGTTAATGCTGAAAAAATCTATTTATTTTTTCATGAAGAAAAAGTTAAACATGAAGTTGAAAAACGTCTTGAACGTGAACGAAAAGATCGTTTAATTAAAGCTTTTGAAGAAGTTAAGAATTTGTCGGAGGTGGAGAGACCAGCTGCCGAAGCTAAAGCAAAATCAGATCATGAAGCCTTACTACGTGATCCTGTTTTTTTGGATTTTGAAAATCAAAAAAGAGAAGAGTTAATTAAAGAGCAACGTGAGATGTTAATTAAAAAGTTCACTGAAGATTTTAGTAAAAGTGATGACACCTATGAGCTAATAGAAAAGAAAATTGAAGAAGATGCCTTGAAGAAGTTTTATTTGTTTATGCTTGATAAAACTGATATTACTCCGAATGATTTAGAAGTAAAAAATGGATCAGTAATTCTATTAAGCGACAATTTAGAAATTAAAGTTCCTGGTTTTAGTTATGCCTTAACTAATTTTCGATTCTACCCTGAAAAAAATATTGGTGCTAATCTGTTGGGCTTTACGAGTTATGAAGATCAATATCAGCACGGGAAGTATGGCCTTGAGGGGTTTTTTGATCAAGATTTATTTGGAAGCGTTGGCTCAGTTCGGTCGGAACGTGGTGCCGGCGGTTTAGTTATTGTTAATAATCGGCAATCTAATGACAAGGTAAATGGTGACAGTTTAGTATTAACGATCGATCGGGCTGCTCAATTTACTGCCTGTAGCAAGCTTGAAGAGTCAGTGAAAAAACATGGGGCTGATGGTGGTAGTGTAATTATTGTTGATCCAAAGACTGGAGCCATTCTTGCTATGTGTTCAATGCCTGATTTTGATCCCAATAATTATAATTTAGTTGATGATATTAGTGTTTATAATAATCCAGCAATTTTTGATCAATATGAACCAGGCTCGGTTTTCAAAGCTATTACCATGGCGGCCGCTTTGGATCAAGGCAAAGTAACTCCAGAAACAACCTATGTTGATAAAGGCCAAGTAATGATTAAAGGTTGGCCAAAACCAATTCGAAATTCTGACTTTGAATCATTTGGAGGTCACGGGACAACTAATATGGTTCAAGTATTAGAAAATTCTTTAAATACAGGGGCAATTTTTGCTATGGAATCGATTGGAGTCAAGAAATTTAGTGAATATGTTAGAGCTTTTGGTTTTGGTGAAAAAACGGGCATTGAATTGGAGGGTGAGGCTGCTGGAAATATTTCTAATATTGTTGGGGGTAATGTTAAAGAAGTGGAAGCAGCTACTGCTTCTTTTGGCCAAGGAATTACCACCACGCCATTGCAAATGGTAATGTCATATGCTGCTATTGCTAATGGGGGAGAACTGTTGAAACCATACATTGTTAAAGAAATAATAAAACCAAATGGTGAACGATCTGTAACCACACCTGCGCCAGCCCGACGAGTTATTTCCGAGCGAACCGCCTCTTTACTAACTGGTATGTTGATTAATGTTGTTGAAAAGGGACATTCTAAGCTTATGCAAGCCCCTGGCTATTATGTTGCTGGAAAGACAGGAACGGCCCAGGTTGCTTCTTCTGTCTCAAAAGGGTATAGTGGGGCCTATATTCATACTTTTATAGGTTATGCACCGGCACAGAGTTCAAGTTTTGTTATTTTAACTAAAATTAATAACCCAAAAGGAGCAAAGTATGCAGAATCAACAGCTGTGCCTTTGGCACGAGATATTTCTCAATTTTTATTAAATCATTGGCAGATCAAAAAAGATCGAACTGATAATATAAAAAAGTAA
- a CDS encoding UDP-N-acetylmuramoyl-tripeptide--D-alanyl-D-alanine ligase has product MLKKILQKKLKTLSSQIIRAHKPEIIGITGSVGKTTTKEAVAKVLQSRFTTRASYKNYNNEIGLPLTIIGAESPGRSLKGWMSVFKQAEKIISDPKVAYPEMLVLEMGVDHPGDMDYLISIAKPSRAIITRLGRAHVEFFSSVNELHQEKLKLAKALSLDGILIYNYDDENVRSACSDFKVKTISYGLTIGADVRATNVSLHISKDKAEVGMTFKLEYDGSVVPVFIPGLISRPSLLAGLAAAAVGFSYGFNGIEVSDALHNFQIPPGRMNLIAGIQNTLIIDDSYNSSPEAASESIMTVLDLPQDQYNHSWAILGDMRELGKESQSAHKQIGILCAEKKIDYLVTVGEEAGYISKSAREAGMKVKHIHHFTDSMTAAEFLVNNISDRDLILIKGSQAVRMEKIVKKLMQNPNQASELLVRQGIEWN; this is encoded by the coding sequence ATGCTCAAAAAAATACTACAGAAAAAATTAAAGACACTTTCTTCTCAAATAATCAGGGCTCATAAGCCTGAAATTATTGGTATTACTGGCAGTGTGGGAAAAACAACAACCAAAGAAGCAGTGGCTAAAGTTTTGCAATCACGATTTACAACTCGCGCTTCATATAAAAATTATAATAATGAAATAGGTTTACCATTAACTATAATCGGTGCCGAGTCTCCAGGCCGGTCATTGAAAGGATGGATGTCAGTTTTTAAACAAGCAGAAAAAATAATTTCTGATCCAAAAGTAGCCTATCCAGAAATGTTAGTGTTAGAAATGGGAGTGGACCATCCAGGTGACATGGATTATTTAATTTCTATAGCTAAACCTTCTCGTGCTATTATCACGCGTCTTGGTCGTGCTCACGTAGAGTTTTTTTCTTCAGTTAATGAGTTGCATCAAGAAAAACTGAAATTAGCAAAAGCCTTATCTCTTGATGGTATTTTAATTTATAATTATGATGATGAAAATGTCCGTTCAGCTTGTTCAGATTTTAAAGTCAAGACTATTAGTTATGGATTAACCATTGGAGCTGATGTTAGAGCAACTAATGTCTCCTTACATATTTCTAAAGATAAAGCAGAAGTTGGTATGACGTTTAAACTTGAATATGATGGATCAGTTGTTCCCGTTTTTATTCCTGGGCTCATAAGTCGTCCTAGTTTGTTAGCCGGATTGGCGGCAGCAGCGGTTGGTTTTTCCTATGGTTTTAATGGTATTGAAGTTTCAGATGCTTTACATAATTTTCAGATTCCGCCCGGCAGAATGAATTTAATTGCTGGTATACAAAATACTTTGATTATTGATGATTCCTATAATTCATCACCTGAAGCTGCGAGTGAAAGCATTATGACTGTTTTAGATTTACCTCAAGATCAGTATAACCATTCCTGGGCCATTCTTGGGGATATGAGAGAGTTAGGAAAAGAAAGCCAATCGGCTCATAAACAAATTGGTATTCTTTGTGCAGAAAAGAAAATTGATTATTTAGTAACAGTTGGCGAAGAAGCAGGCTATATTAGTAAAAGTGCTCGGGAGGCAGGAATGAAAGTTAAACATATCCATCATTTTACTGATTCTATGACAGCTGCAGAATTTCTAGTGAATAATATTTCTGATAGAGATCTTATATTAATTAAGGGATCTCAGGCAGTACGTATGGAAAAAATTGTTAAAAAGCTTATGCAAAATCCCAATCAAGCTTCTGAATTATTAGTTAGGCAAGGTATTGAATGGAATTAA
- the mraZ gene encoding division/cell wall cluster transcriptional repressor MraZ translates to MFIGEYNHTIDEKGRIAVPSKFRQLLRGGAVVTRGLDNCLVVYTKKEWGKLAEKIASLPFNKANDRSLSRFILAGAMEVDFDGQGRVTLPEYLRDFAKLTKKAVVAGLYNRLEIWNEEAWNTFKATTEKQSNQIAEALGEIN, encoded by the coding sequence ATGTTTATTGGTGAGTATAATCATACAATTGATGAGAAAGGGAGAATCGCAGTTCCTTCAAAATTCCGCCAGTTATTACGTGGAGGTGCTGTCGTGACTAGGGGATTGGATAATTGTTTGGTTGTCTATACCAAGAAAGAATGGGGGAAGCTTGCTGAAAAGATTGCCTCTTTGCCATTTAACAAAGCCAATGACCGAAGCCTGTCACGTTTCATTTTGGCAGGGGCGATGGAAGTTGATTTTGATGGTCAGGGAAGAGTAACATTACCTGAGTATTTACGAGATTTTGCCAAGTTAACAAAAAAGGCAGTGGTAGCTGGGTTATATAACCGTTTAGAAATCTGGAATGAAGAAGCTTGGAATACCTTTAAAGCGACTACGGAAAAGCAAAGCAATCAGATTGCGGAAGCGTTAGGTGAGATTAATTAA